One window from the genome of Kaistella carnis encodes:
- a CDS encoding LemA family protein produces MRNKGCMSAGTIGIALLVIAAVLFFWGKNGYNSFTTKEQTVNTKWSNVETVYQKRANLIPNLERTVKSYSQFEKETLTQVIEARSKATSITVDPTNMTEADMARFQAAQGELSGALSRLMAVVESYPNLKADQQYLNFQREYTAIENSIRSETVYYNEAAQDYNTSIKTFPNNILANFTNFKEKPYFKAAAGAEKAPEVFTN; encoded by the coding sequence ATGAGAAATAAAGGGTGTATGAGCGCCGGTACCATCGGTATTGCGCTTCTTGTAATTGCTGCAGTATTATTCTTTTGGGGCAAAAACGGCTATAACAGTTTTACCACAAAAGAGCAGACCGTAAATACCAAATGGTCCAACGTAGAAACCGTGTATCAGAAACGGGCGAACTTGATTCCAAATTTGGAGCGTACGGTTAAATCGTATTCACAATTCGAGAAGGAAACTTTAACCCAAGTTATTGAAGCTCGGTCCAAAGCGACTTCCATAACCGTAGATCCAACCAATATGACTGAAGCTGATATGGCAAGATTCCAGGCTGCACAAGGGGAGTTAAGTGGTGCACTTAGCCGTTTGATGGCTGTGGTTGAGAGTTATCCAAATTTGAAAGCAGATCAGCAGTACCTTAATTTCCAAAGAGAATATACCGCGATTGAAAACAGTATTCGAAGCGAAACCGTCTACTATAACGAAGCTGCTCAGGATTACAACACTTCAATTAAGACGTTCCCAAATAATATATTGGCGAACTTCACCAATTTCAAAGAAAAACCATATTTCAAAGCAGCAGCTGGAGCTGAAAAAGCGCCGGAAGTTTTTACTAATTAA
- a CDS encoding dihydrofolate reductase, whose translation MITIVVAMGLNNEIGADNQMPWHLPKDLKHFKEITSEHPIIMGRKTYESIGKPLPNRTNIVISRRKDWFEEGILIVGSVKEAVKFAKKIDENVFIIGGGNIYEQTLELTDRLEVTLVKTELKADTFFPKISPKIWDKTNEICHEKDEHNEFDFCFQTYERKVKLT comes from the coding sequence ATGATAACAATTGTTGTTGCAATGGGCTTGAATAATGAAATTGGTGCTGACAATCAGATGCCTTGGCATTTACCGAAGGATTTAAAACATTTCAAAGAAATCACATCTGAACATCCAATTATTATGGGTCGTAAAACCTATGAAAGTATAGGCAAGCCACTTCCCAACAGAACAAATATTGTCATCAGCCGCAGAAAAGACTGGTTTGAAGAAGGCATCCTAATTGTAGGGAGCGTAAAAGAAGCCGTGAAATTTGCAAAAAAGATCGACGAAAATGTTTTCATTATCGGCGGGGGAAATATTTATGAACAAACGTTGGAACTCACCGATCGATTAGAAGTGACTTTGGTAAAAACGGAATTAAAAGCCGATACTTTTTTTCCGAAAATAAGTCCGAAAATTTGGGATAAGACGAATGAAATCTGTCATGAAAAAGATGAACATAACGAATTCGATTTTTGTTTCCAAACGTACGAACGAAAGGTGAAGTTGACTTAA
- a CDS encoding DUF2892 domain-containing protein: protein MNKYIKFVITALMIAAGVYLMMNRNIGWGIVVVILSAIPVLLFFKNEYILLAFWFLRKQNMVKASSWLSKITNYQSQLHKSQYGYFHYLQGLTLAQDNPSKVEPYMKKALEYGLNMKHDRAMATLNIAAGAMQKGRRQEAKNLLEEAKKLDTAGMMTDQIKMLKDQLKMPSMQKHMHNPNMRQRGKFS from the coding sequence ATGAATAAATACATAAAATTCGTAATCACCGCGCTCATGATTGCTGCCGGAGTTTATCTGATGATGAATAGAAATATCGGCTGGGGAATTGTCGTGGTTATTTTATCTGCGATCCCTGTTCTTTTGTTCTTCAAAAACGAATACATCTTATTGGCATTTTGGTTCTTAAGAAAACAAAACATGGTAAAAGCGTCGAGCTGGTTATCGAAAATAACGAATTATCAGTCTCAACTGCACAAATCCCAATATGGGTATTTTCATTATCTACAAGGATTAACGCTCGCGCAAGACAATCCTTCAAAAGTGGAACCTTATATGAAAAAAGCGCTGGAGTACGGCTTAAATATGAAACATGACCGCGCCATGGCGACTTTAAACATTGCTGCCGGAGCCATGCAAAAAGGAAGAAGACAGGAAGCTAAAAACCTTTTGGAAGAGGCTAAAAAATTAGACACCGCCGGAATGATGACCGATCAGATTAAAATGCTGAAGGATCAATTAAAAATGCCTTCCATGCAAAAACATATGCATAATCCGAACATGAGACAGAGAGGAAAATTCTCTTAG
- a CDS encoding trimeric intracellular cation channel family protein yields MSGTFAAMQKRLDPFGVLIIAFVTSVGGGTIRDLLLDVPIFWMHDMVICTVIFITCLVSMIFKSLEKKFKVTLFLFDSFGLGLFTIVGIQKGMNADLHPLICITLGTITGCFGGISRDILLNRIPLIFRKEIYATACIVGGGIFLTLVEYTTLSYGFVQISTILLIVAIRTLAVKFHWQIPKIYSIDNSSEM; encoded by the coding sequence ATGTCGGGGACTTTTGCGGCAATGCAAAAACGTCTGGATCCATTTGGAGTTCTTATTATTGCTTTCGTTACCTCAGTCGGTGGCGGAACAATTCGTGATCTTTTGCTTGATGTTCCCATTTTTTGGATGCACGATATGGTCATCTGCACCGTCATATTTATTACGTGTCTCGTGTCTATGATTTTTAAATCTCTGGAGAAGAAATTTAAAGTCACTTTATTTCTTTTTGACAGTTTTGGCCTGGGATTATTTACCATCGTTGGAATTCAGAAGGGGATGAATGCCGATTTACATCCTTTGATCTGTATCACTCTTGGAACAATTACAGGGTGTTTCGGTGGGATAAGCCGGGATATTTTGCTCAACAGAATTCCTTTAATTTTCAGGAAAGAAATCTATGCAACCGCGTGTATTGTGGGAGGTGGAATTTTCCTGACTTTGGTAGAATATACCACGCTTTCTTATGGGTTTGTTCAAATTTCTACCATACTTTTAATTGTGGCGATCCGCACTTTGGCCGTAAAGTTTCATTGGCAGATTCCAAAAATATACAGCATCGACAACAGTTCGGAGATGTGA
- the coaD gene encoding pantetheine-phosphate adenylyltransferase: MRVAVFPGSFDPITLGHYDIVERAYPLFDKIIIAIGQNSQKKYMFSLEERMNFIRKSFAKFPNIEVDHFEGLTVDYCRSKNVNFILRGLRNPADFEFEKAIAQTNRELTKDNKIETIFLLTSAGKSFISSSIVREIITFKGNYEILVPEAVRVAL; the protein is encoded by the coding sequence ATGAGAGTTGCCGTTTTCCCGGGTTCATTTGATCCTATCACTCTTGGTCACTATGACATTGTCGAAAGAGCGTATCCTCTGTTTGATAAAATCATCATCGCAATCGGGCAGAATTCCCAAAAAAAATATATGTTTTCTCTCGAGGAACGAATGAATTTCATTCGCAAGTCTTTTGCGAAATTTCCCAATATCGAAGTCGATCATTTTGAAGGCTTAACAGTAGATTACTGTAGAAGCAAAAATGTGAACTTTATTTTACGTGGACTTCGGAATCCCGCAGATTTTGAATTTGAAAAAGCCATTGCACAAACCAACAGAGAGTTGACAAAGGATAATAAAATTGAAACGATTTTCTTACTCACCTCCGCCGGTAAATCATTTATCAGCAGCAGTATTGTTCGTGAGATCATCACCTTCAAGGGGAATTATGAAATTTTAGTTCCGGAAGCAGTACGCGTCGCACTTTAA
- a CDS encoding D-alanine--D-alanine ligase, whose amino-acid sequence MSKKNVAVVMGGYSDEYKVSLKSGQLIYDSLDRDQYNVYKVVILKDEWYFLDDRGEKAAVNKADFTVTLSSGFEVKFDVCFNIIHGRPGENGELQAYWNTIGQKYTGCDFYQSALTFNKKDTLAVLSKYGIPSAKSIYLRHGEEINEDHIIQELGLPLFVKPNQSGSSLGISKVKEASELKSALEFAFAEDEEILIESFLDGMEVSVGVVDFNNETIVLGITEIVSHKEFFDYEAKYEGASEEITPARIDDETRKRVEEIAKRAYNALGMSGFSRSEFIIMNEIPYMLEMNTNPGFSPASILPQQAKIYGISIKDLCGNEVEKALAKK is encoded by the coding sequence ATGAGCAAAAAAAATGTAGCCGTTGTCATGGGCGGATATTCAGACGAATATAAAGTTTCCTTAAAAAGCGGGCAATTGATTTATGATTCCCTTGACCGTGATCAGTATAATGTGTACAAAGTCGTCATTTTAAAAGACGAGTGGTATTTTCTGGATGACCGGGGAGAAAAAGCTGCAGTTAACAAAGCAGATTTTACGGTGACTTTAAGCAGTGGATTTGAAGTGAAATTTGATGTTTGCTTTAATATCATCCACGGCAGACCTGGAGAAAATGGAGAGCTTCAAGCGTACTGGAACACCATCGGTCAGAAATATACAGGTTGTGATTTTTACCAGAGTGCTTTAACTTTTAATAAGAAAGACACATTGGCCGTTCTTTCAAAATACGGAATTCCGTCTGCAAAAAGTATTTATCTAAGACATGGTGAAGAAATTAATGAAGACCATATTATTCAGGAATTAGGTTTGCCTCTTTTTGTAAAACCAAATCAATCGGGTTCTTCTCTGGGTATTTCCAAAGTAAAAGAAGCGTCAGAGCTAAAAAGCGCTTTGGAATTTGCTTTTGCTGAAGATGAAGAAATTTTAATTGAGAGTTTCTTAGACGGAATGGAAGTTTCTGTAGGGGTAGTTGATTTTAATAATGAAACCATTGTTTTAGGAATTACCGAAATTGTTTCTCACAAGGAGTTTTTCGATTACGAAGCAAAATATGAAGGCGCTTCAGAAGAAATTACGCCGGCCAGAATTGATGATGAAACCCGTAAAAGAGTAGAAGAAATTGCTAAACGTGCGTATAACGCTTTGGGAATGAGTGGCTTCTCCAGAAGTGAATTCATCATTATGAATGAAATCCCTTATATGTTGGAAATGAATACCAATCCAGGATTTTCACCCGCATCGATTTTACCGCAACAGGCAAAGATTTACGGAATTTCTATAAAAGATCTGTGCGGAAACGAAGTTGAAAAAGCATTAGCGAAAAAATAA
- the lpxK gene encoding tetraacyldisaccharide 4'-kinase: protein MKRWYLYPFSLVYHLATSVRNVMYDWGISKSTKFKTPIINVGNLSVGGSGKSPMVMYIADLLSKHYRTGVLSRGYGRVTKGYGITNYDSNYKTVGDEAMQLFERFKNRFVIGVSEERVPGAKKMIQDMDLNVLVLDDAFQHRAIKPGFNILMTDYNDPYFKDFLLPAGDLRESRSGAKRAQIIMVSKCPDDLTDEKKQYYISRIKPQHYQKVFFSSIGYDENVYARDKVLPDNNLSYYDILLITGIANPKPLLKHLSRFSQKVKHLKFRDHHNFTDQDIKKIVEEYKKLGEYKLILTTEKDYVRLKTFDYLRDLVYYWPINVNIDRKEEFNKIILNYVEKN from the coding sequence ATGAAAAGATGGTATCTCTACCCTTTTTCCCTGGTTTATCATTTGGCAACTTCTGTTAGAAATGTAATGTATGACTGGGGAATCTCTAAATCGACCAAATTTAAAACTCCGATCATTAATGTCGGAAATCTTTCTGTGGGCGGCAGTGGAAAATCTCCGATGGTCATGTATATTGCGGACCTTTTATCAAAACATTACCGAACAGGCGTTTTGTCCCGCGGTTATGGGCGAGTGACGAAAGGATACGGAATTACAAATTACGACAGCAATTATAAAACGGTGGGAGATGAAGCCATGCAGCTTTTCGAACGCTTTAAAAACAGATTCGTCATTGGTGTTTCCGAAGAGCGCGTTCCCGGGGCAAAAAAAATGATCCAAGATATGGATCTAAATGTTCTGGTGTTGGATGATGCTTTTCAACACCGAGCTATAAAACCCGGATTTAATATTTTAATGACGGATTATAATGATCCCTACTTCAAAGATTTTCTATTGCCGGCCGGTGATCTTCGGGAAAGCAGAAGTGGCGCGAAACGGGCTCAAATTATTATGGTTTCTAAATGCCCGGATGATTTAACAGACGAGAAAAAGCAATATTATATCTCCAGAATTAAACCTCAGCATTACCAGAAAGTATTTTTTTCGAGCATTGGGTACGATGAAAATGTTTATGCAAGGGATAAAGTGCTTCCGGATAATAACCTCAGCTATTACGATATTCTGCTGATCACCGGAATTGCGAATCCAAAACCCCTGTTGAAACATTTATCCCGATTTTCTCAAAAAGTAAAGCATTTAAAATTTCGGGATCATCATAATTTCACGGATCAGGACATCAAAAAAATTGTAGAAGAATATAAAAAACTGGGTGAGTACAAACTGATCCTTACCACAGAGAAGGATTATGTACGGCTGAAAACTTTTGATTACCTTAGAGATCTTGTTTACTATTGGCCAATCAATGTAAATATTGACAGGAAAGAAGAGTTTAATAAAATCATCCTTAATTATGTTGAGAAGAATTAA
- a CDS encoding purine-nucleoside phosphorylase produces the protein MLRRIKETANFIKNIIKETPDFAIVLGSGLGKLKDEVEAIHSLDYTEIPHFPQTTVTGHSGKLIFGTLEGKKVLMMSGRFHYYEGYDMETVVFPFRVFHLMGIKNLILSNAAGGVNPAFNVADTMIINDHINMMPEHPLRGKNMDELGPRFVDMSEPYNKKMIAVATNVAKDLGIKVHQGCYVALQGPTFETPAEYGMIRAIGGDAVGMSTVPEVIVAKHQGMNCFGISIITDLGGPDIALTVSHEEVLQAADRAMPNVIKIVKGLVKNYNE, from the coding sequence ATGTTGAGAAGAATTAAAGAGACGGCAAACTTCATTAAAAATATTATTAAAGAAACCCCGGACTTTGCCATTGTTTTAGGGTCAGGTTTAGGAAAACTTAAAGACGAAGTTGAAGCGATTCATAGCTTAGATTATACCGAAATCCCCCACTTCCCACAAACAACCGTTACCGGACACAGTGGAAAATTAATTTTCGGAACGCTGGAGGGGAAAAAGGTTCTGATGATGAGTGGTAGATTTCATTACTATGAAGGATACGATATGGAAACAGTAGTTTTCCCCTTCCGCGTTTTTCATTTGATGGGAATTAAAAATTTAATTTTATCGAATGCTGCCGGCGGCGTAAATCCCGCATTTAATGTAGCAGATACGATGATTATCAACGATCACATCAACATGATGCCGGAGCACCCACTGCGTGGAAAAAATATGGATGAGCTCGGACCGCGGTTTGTGGATATGAGTGAACCTTACAATAAAAAGATGATTGCCGTGGCGACGAATGTTGCTAAAGACTTAGGCATCAAAGTGCACCAAGGTTGCTATGTGGCTTTGCAGGGTCCCACATTTGAGACGCCGGCCGAATACGGAATGATTCGCGCGATTGGTGGCGATGCTGTTGGAATGAGCACCGTTCCGGAAGTGATCGTAGCGAAACATCAGGGAATGAATTGTTTTGGAATATCTATTATTACAGACCTTGGCGGACCAGATATCGCACTCACCGTTTCTCACGAAGAAGTTTTGCAAGCTGCGGATAGAGCAATGCCGAATGTTATAAAAATTGTAAAAGGTTTGGTAAAGAATTATAATGAGTAA
- a CDS encoding DUF2059 domain-containing protein, translated as MCSTKSAVGNISKLASSLKDFKVNTSPVPEDQLTHKIRKLREIKGGFNFNEAILFKIGEDLSKGDLTQLDGEKLDHYFKLGQGKADLDNAVIWIYRDLFSSSEIRKLTKFYRSSAGQKLSENFPIIMLESLRSAEEIMKNLKKSE; from the coding sequence TTGTGCAGCACAAAATCAGCAGTCGGAAATATTTCAAAATTAGCATCATCATTAAAAGATTTTAAGGTTAATACAAGTCCAGTTCCGGAAGATCAATTAACCCATAAAATCCGGAAGTTAAGAGAAATAAAAGGTGGCTTTAATTTTAACGAAGCCATTTTATTTAAAATAGGTGAAGATCTGTCAAAAGGAGATTTGACTCAATTGGATGGGGAGAAATTAGATCATTATTTCAAATTAGGACAGGGCAAAGCCGATTTGGATAATGCGGTTATTTGGATTTATCGTGATTTATTCTCCTCCTCTGAAATTAGAAAATTAACCAAATTTTACAGGAGTTCCGCAGGTCAAAAACTCTCGGAAAATTTTCCCATCATTATGTTAGAATCACTAAGATCTGCCGAAGAAATTATGAAGAATTTAAAAAAATCAGAATAA
- a CDS encoding NYN domain-containing protein, with amino-acid sequence MTDDKLAVLIDADNVPYKNVKEMLEEISRNGTPTIKRIYADWTKPNASGWKNVLLENAITPIQQYSYTTGKNSSDSALIIDAMDILYSEKVDGFCIVSSDSDFTRLATRLREAGMNVIGFGEKKTPKPFISACDKFIYLEILNSTDDSDKDSESTVTKKTEKPKRKKEPLSKVDSRTIKLITESINDLGDEDGWTFLGNLGSFIIKKKPDFDPRNFGFAKLLPLIKSIGKIEIDERETGVNNIRHIYVKVK; translated from the coding sequence ATGACCGACGATAAATTAGCAGTTCTCATCGACGCAGATAATGTTCCGTATAAAAATGTGAAAGAAATGCTGGAGGAGATTTCCAGAAACGGAACACCCACCATCAAAAGAATTTATGCAGACTGGACCAAACCCAACGCTTCGGGATGGAAGAACGTGCTTTTAGAAAATGCCATTACACCAATTCAGCAGTACAGTTACACGACTGGAAAAAATTCGAGCGACAGTGCTTTAATTATTGATGCCATGGATATTCTGTATTCTGAAAAAGTAGATGGTTTTTGTATTGTTTCCAGTGACAGTGATTTTACACGATTGGCGACACGCCTTCGGGAAGCGGGAATGAATGTCATCGGATTCGGAGAAAAGAAAACGCCAAAACCTTTTATTTCTGCATGCGATAAATTTATATATCTGGAAATTTTGAACAGTACAGATGATTCCGATAAAGATTCTGAAAGTACGGTGACAAAGAAAACAGAAAAACCGAAACGTAAAAAAGAACCGCTGAGTAAAGTCGATTCCAGAACGATAAAATTGATTACAGAAAGTATTAATGATCTGGGTGATGAAGATGGTTGGACTTTCTTGGGGAATCTTGGCAGCTTTATCATTAAAAAGAAACCGGACTTCGATCCACGAAACTTTGGATTTGCGAAACTCTTGCCTTTAATTAAAAGTATTGGGAAAATTGAGATCGATGAACGGGAAACAGGAGTGAATAATATCAGACATATTTATGTGAAAGTGAAATAG
- the dinB gene encoding DNA polymerase IV produces MDAFYASVEQHDFPELKGKPLVVGGGQYGVVAAASYEARKFGIRSAMPGKIALEKCPHLIVVKPRFARYKEISQQIRKIFYEFTDLVEPLSLDEAYLDVTENKKGIESAQEIARQIRSRIFEETGLTASAGISVNKFLAKVASDYRKPNGQKSIHPTQILEFMEKLPIEKFYGIGKVTANKMHELHIYTGKELKQKSLEELTRLFGKSGNYYYNVVRGIHHSEVKPHRIQKSVAVEETFWENLVDEESVFKQLQIISEELETRLSKKEIKGKSLTLKIKYKDFTVYTRSRTQEVYFDNAQDFYETAQKLWELRPFDKPVRLLGLSLSNLNTQEKKHISVQLKIPFEEFE; encoded by the coding sequence ATGGATGCGTTTTACGCTTCTGTAGAACAGCACGACTTTCCGGAACTGAAAGGAAAACCACTGGTTGTGGGTGGCGGACAATACGGCGTAGTTGCCGCCGCAAGTTACGAGGCCAGAAAATTCGGTATCCGTTCTGCAATGCCGGGGAAAATCGCCCTGGAAAAATGCCCGCATTTAATTGTGGTAAAACCGCGTTTTGCGCGCTACAAAGAAATTTCGCAACAGATCAGAAAAATCTTTTATGAGTTTACCGATTTGGTAGAACCACTCTCTTTAGATGAAGCTTATCTGGATGTTACTGAAAATAAAAAGGGAATCGAATCGGCACAGGAAATCGCCCGGCAGATAAGAAGCCGGATTTTTGAAGAGACTGGTTTGACAGCTTCCGCAGGAATTTCGGTGAATAAATTTTTAGCAAAAGTCGCATCGGATTATCGAAAACCGAATGGCCAGAAATCCATTCATCCGACGCAGATTCTGGAATTCATGGAAAAACTTCCCATTGAGAAATTCTATGGGATTGGAAAGGTGACGGCCAACAAAATGCACGAACTTCACATTTATACGGGAAAGGAATTAAAGCAAAAATCACTAGAAGAACTGACACGCCTTTTCGGAAAATCCGGAAATTATTATTATAATGTCGTGCGCGGAATTCATCACAGTGAAGTAAAACCTCATCGCATCCAGAAAAGTGTGGCAGTTGAAGAAACCTTTTGGGAGAATCTGGTGGATGAAGAATCTGTTTTCAAGCAGTTGCAAATCATCAGCGAAGAATTAGAAACCCGACTTTCTAAGAAAGAAATCAAAGGAAAATCTCTCACCCTGAAAATTAAATATAAAGATTTCACCGTTTATACCCGCAGCAGGACGCAGGAAGTTTATTTCGACAATGCGCAGGATTTTTACGAAACGGCACAAAAACTTTGGGAACTACGGCCTTTTGACAAACCTGTTCGGTTACTGGGACTATCGCTTTCTAATTTAAATACACAGGAGAAGAAACATATTTCGGTGCAGCTGAAAATACCTTTCGAGGAATTTGAGTAG
- a CDS encoding YceI family protein, which produces MKKVSILALSVALAVVSCKESKTDTATSTTEQTVAEHSEETFNVNTDNSMVKWTAYHKGGLNPRFGTTKTTGLLSVENGNLISGSLVSDINTLTTDASSVDPAITEGKTSSDLDTHLKSADFFDVAKYPSVKFDITKVEDLPAGTVSKVEGANKQVSGNLTIKDKTVNVTFPAKVDITADKINLVSKFTINRQDWGLAYGAEGDPKDWMISQEVDLELNIVANK; this is translated from the coding sequence ATGAAAAAAGTATCAATCTTGGCGCTTTCAGTGGCTCTTGCTGTAGTATCATGTAAGGAATCAAAAACGGACACAGCTACTTCTACTACAGAACAAACCGTGGCTGAACACAGCGAAGAAACCTTCAACGTAAATACAGACAACAGCATGGTAAAATGGACTGCTTACCACAAAGGCGGTTTAAACCCAAGATTTGGAACGACCAAAACAACAGGTTTGCTTTCTGTAGAAAACGGAAATCTTATTTCCGGTAGTCTGGTTTCTGATATTAATACCTTAACTACAGATGCGAGCTCGGTAGATCCTGCGATCACCGAAGGAAAAACTTCTTCAGATCTTGACACGCATTTGAAAAGTGCAGACTTCTTCGATGTTGCAAAATACCCAAGTGTGAAATTTGACATTACCAAAGTAGAAGATCTTCCTGCAGGTACAGTAAGCAAAGTAGAAGGAGCAAACAAACAGGTAAGCGGAAATTTGACCATCAAAGATAAAACTGTAAATGTTACTTTCCCGGCGAAAGTTGATATCACTGCAGATAAAATAAATTTAGTTTCCAAATTCACGATTAACAGACAGGATTGGGGCTTAGCGTATGGCGCAGAAGGCGATCCAAAAGACTGGATGATTTCTCAGGAAGTTGATCTGGAACTGAATATTGTCGCAAACAAATAG
- a CDS encoding alpha-amylase, translating to MNPTMIQFFHWYADGNAKLYDQIKDSANYLKELGISAVWFPPAYKSAGGGYSVGYDPYDLFDLGEFDQKGTVATKYGTKDQYTEACKTLQEEGISVIADIVLNHKAGGDEKEKFHAVKVDPENRQQNISEPFEIESYTKFTFPGRGEKYSDFKWNFQCFSGVDYAEGQEEGIFQIINDYGDGWEPMIDDEKGNYDYLMYNDVDHRNPFVREELNTWGKWYHDQIHFDGVRLDAVKHQSPEFYQEWLYTLGANTGKNIFAVGEYWAPGEVTLLEKYIEATKGSMSLFDSSLQHHFHEASLAGADYDLRTIFDETLTLSNPLLSVTLVDNHDTQPLQDLEAPVEKWFKPLAYALILLRQDGYPCIFYPDLFGAHYTDKDKEGNDQEIFLDKVEKIEELLKARQLFAYGVQRDYFEDANCLGWTREGDEEHSGCAVVLSNKDSYTKPMEMGVQYAGQNFYDFLGWFEEKVTIDENGWGNFPVPAGNVSVWVAE from the coding sequence ATGAACCCAACCATGATCCAATTTTTCCATTGGTACGCTGATGGAAATGCCAAATTATACGATCAGATAAAAGATTCGGCAAACTATTTAAAAGAATTAGGAATTTCTGCGGTCTGGTTTCCGCCGGCTTATAAAAGTGCAGGTGGCGGTTATTCAGTAGGTTACGATCCGTACGACTTATTTGACTTGGGTGAATTTGACCAAAAAGGAACAGTTGCAACAAAATATGGAACGAAAGATCAATATACAGAAGCCTGTAAAACTCTTCAGGAAGAAGGAATTTCGGTTATTGCTGATATTGTGTTGAATCACAAAGCGGGTGGCGACGAGAAAGAAAAATTTCACGCCGTAAAGGTCGATCCGGAAAACCGCCAGCAAAACATTTCAGAACCTTTTGAAATAGAATCATACACGAAATTCACTTTTCCGGGCAGAGGAGAAAAATATTCCGATTTTAAATGGAATTTCCAATGCTTTTCCGGTGTTGATTATGCGGAAGGTCAGGAAGAAGGAATTTTTCAAATTATTAATGATTATGGAGATGGCTGGGAACCCATGATTGATGATGAAAAAGGAAACTACGATTATTTGATGTACAATGATGTAGATCATCGCAATCCATTTGTACGCGAAGAGCTGAATACCTGGGGAAAATGGTATCATGACCAGATTCATTTCGATGGAGTGAGACTGGATGCGGTGAAACATCAATCTCCGGAATTTTATCAGGAATGGCTTTATACTTTAGGGGCAAATACGGGGAAAAATATTTTTGCTGTTGGCGAATATTGGGCTCCAGGAGAAGTAACGCTGCTGGAAAAATATATTGAGGCCACGAAAGGATCGATGAGTCTTTTTGATTCCTCGCTGCAACATCACTTTCACGAAGCTTCTCTTGCAGGAGCAGATTACGATTTGCGCACCATCTTTGATGAAACTTTAACTTTGAGCAACCCACTTTTATCGGTAACATTAGTTGATAATCACGATACGCAACCCTTGCAGGATCTAGAAGCTCCGGTTGAAAAATGGTTTAAACCTTTGGCTTATGCTTTAATTTTGTTGAGGCAAGATGGTTATCCTTGTATTTTCTATCCCGATTTATTTGGGGCTCACTACACTGACAAAGACAAAGAAGGAAATGACCAGGAAATATTTTTAGATAAAGTAGAAAAAATTGAAGAACTTTTGAAAGCACGACAACTTTTTGCATATGGCGTTCAGCGCGATTATTTTGAAGACGCAAACTGTTTGGGCTGGACTCGCGAAGGTGATGAGGAACATAGCGGTTGTGCTGTGGTCCTGAGCAATAAAGATTCCTATACAAAACCTATGGAAATGGGTGTGCAATATGCCGGACAAAACTTTTATGATTTCCTCGGATGGTTTGAGGAGAAAGTGACCATTGACGAAAACGGTTGGGGAAATTTCCCGGTTCCGGCAGGAAACGTTTCCGTTTGGGTGGCAGAATAA
- a CDS encoding barstar family protein: protein MKNIIIEGKHITDIETFYKEINRVFMQNEDWDISQSLDAFNDLLYGGFGEIKGNEPLQLIWKNFEENKKQLGFNATKTFYEGKLQAPETYNIDFVREKIKELESGKGRTYFEIILEIISDHSNINLTAL, encoded by the coding sequence GTGAAAAACATCATTATTGAAGGAAAACATATTACCGATATTGAAACATTTTATAAAGAAATTAACCGTGTTTTTATGCAAAATGAAGACTGGGATATTTCTCAAAGTTTAGATGCGTTCAATGATCTACTGTATGGTGGATTCGGAGAAATTAAAGGCAACGAACCCCTCCAACTAATTTGGAAAAATTTTGAAGAAAATAAAAAGCAGCTCGGTTTTAATGCGACAAAAACTTTTTATGAAGGCAAGCTGCAGGCACCCGAAACATACAACATTGATTTTGTGAGGGAAAAGATAAAAGAATTAGAATCAGGAAAAGGACGGACGTATTTTGAAATTATTCTGGAAATTATTTCAGACCATTCCAACATCAATTTAACTGCGTTGTAA